The Chloroflexota bacterium sequence CGGCCAACGCTCCGGATATCGCGATATTTTGGCACATTTGGCCAGTGGGCTTCGAGAATGCTGGTTGCATAGGGGTCAATCTCCACTTGGGCGACGCACTGCATGCCCATCGTTTCCAGGGCGAGGTCAAAGCCGCCGATACCTGCAAATAAGCTAATAAAGCGCAGCATCAATTGCTCCTAAAACTCAGCCGCGATTCAAATTTGAATCGCGGCTGATCTTCATTTAATTGTGGCAGATAGCGGTTTGTTCACAGCGGTAACTATGATAGAGCAGCAGCATGAAAAGCCTCAATTGCTCCTGCTGATAGTGTTGCTGTATCCGCTGGGTTCGTTTTAAGTAGCGCCGTTTCATCATGCGGATATTGATGGGCTGACGTTTGATCGCTGGCTTGCGCTTGGGCCTGATGATCGGCTTCTGGCGGCTATTGATGACCACTATTGAAGCAACAAGTGCGATCAGCGTGGCGACAACGATTAGTCCTTGCATTTATGCACCCTTCCCTTTCAGTACATCACGCACCCCACCCACAAATTGGCGAATCATTGGCTCGGCGCTCAAGGCAACGAGTGCCGCGAGCAATCCGCTCACAATCGCAAACCACCACTGATCACCAAATACGGTATGCAAGAATTCATGAATGTACCAACCCGTTGCCGTGGCATCGAGTGAGCCAACGATCACGGCACAGGTCAACCGCATGCGATCAACATGCACGAAAAAGTAGGGTACTTGCTGATACCAGCGTAGCTCGTTTGGCACGTTTACCCCGCGCCACAAATGCTGGCCCACGAATGAGATCACCACATGGCCCAAACAACCAATAAAGAACCAATCAAGCACCCCAGCTTGCACCCATATGCCGTGATATTTGAGCCAGAGACCGCCGAGCACGACTGCACTGGCGGTTGCCAAGCCGTTGGTAATCCATAACACCACCCAAATCAACAGCATGCTTGCCTCAGCAATCAAACGACTGCGACTCACAAACTGCCAACGTGTTTTCACCGTCGCGTTTTGGGGTAAACCTCGCGCAACTCGCACGCGGCGACGATATTCCAATGGGCCTAAAGGTGTTCGCGTTGTCATAGTTATGCTTTGCTCCGCTTCCATGCAACATGAAAAATGCAGGCCGCGATGATAATTAGCTTGATTGGGGCTGGCACATAGTGATACAAGCCATAGCCCAAAAGAACGCCAGCGATCATGGCAAAGATTACATACTGCTTTGGCATAGGTTGCTCCTAAACATGAACGAACCGCGTCAACCAAGAACGCGGTTCGCTGTCACCTTTAATTGGTCAGTGTCAACCTTGCGCGGTTGACAGAGATTCACGATAGCGCTTGACATGTCGCCCGATGTGTTGACGACTTGGCTCACCCCCGAGCAGGTCGCTGATCTGTTGGTAGCTCATGCCTTGGGCATTCATGGTTGACCATTCAGCGGCGCGTTTATCAACGGTGGTTGACGGCTCAAGCGTCTGTACGTGATTGGGGTCGTGTTCAATCAAAAGGGTCGTGTCAACCGATTCGAGGGCTGGTTGACTGTCAACGTTGACAGGGTGCGGCGTGATTTGCAGGCCGATCTTGTCATCTTCGAGCTGGCCACGCTCAGCCGAGGCGACCGCGATACAGAGCGGAATGAAGAGCGCGAAGGCAATCGCAATGCACCAGCCAATCCATGACGGAATGGTTGACGGCATATGGGTGACCAGGTAAATCAAGTTCAGCCCAAACGAAATGATCAGGGCGACACCGAGCAGGAGCGCCACTAATTTGCCGCGCTTGAGCTGTCGCCGCTTCGCATAATCGTAATAGCCCGTAATCACCCATGTCGCACCGTCAACCAAGAGTGTCATTAGACCTGCGACAATCTTGCCAATGATGGAGCCATCGCTGAACAAGGCCAGAGCGCCGACCATATGCGCGAAGCTGACGACAATCGTGCCGAGCGACAACCAGAAAAAGCGTTGCTGTTGGCGATCAATGGCTTCAAGCTCTACCAGCTCGGCAGGCTTGCGGGACATTTGCACGGCAATCTTATCGATCTGATAGCTCATGCCACTCCTTTCTGCTTGACCACGGTCAAACGAGTGGCATGTTGCCATGCAGCGACAATCGGTATTTCAATTAATGCCATCGGCTGAGCGGTTGGGTCATGCTGTTCGCCAGTCACTGGGTGGGTTGCTTTATGCGCCTTATAGGCATCAAGTGTGCTGGAGCTATGGGGGCAGACTGGACAATACCAAATAGCGGTTTTTGTTGTCATCGGTTGCTCCTAAAATGAAAAACCACCAGTGCGCTACTGGTGGCTTTGGGTGGTTATATTGCTACGTTTCTGACCAGTGGGGTTCGATATGCAGTCCATATTTGGGGCATGGTGAAGTTACAGGTTGGTGGTTGGCTGCCCACCCGGCTCACCAGCCAGAGTTGTTGCTGAAAAGCGACAACTCTTTTTTTATGCTCAAATTAGGCCTGCATACCAAGAAACATGTGTAAATGGGCGGCATGCTCTTGAACATGGCGCAAATTGTAGAGCAATAACTCACCAAATGGTACTTCGCCCCAAGCAAAGCTACAGTTGCGCAAGGCTTGCTCGGCTGAGAGATTGTTGATCGTGATTTGGCAGGCTTGGCGACAATGGGCTAAATATTCAAGCAACTCAGCGCGAGTATAGGTGCGTGGAAGGCTTTCGTTGGCCTGCATTTCTACCAAATCAAATGGCACTGGGGGCATAAAACCTTCTTCTGCTCCAGTCAGATAGAGATCAAGCCAAAAGAGGGTGTGATAGGCCAGATACCAGAAGCGCGAAAAGCCCGCCGCAACCCATTGATCAGGCTCATCTGGCCATAATTGGTGTTCCCACAGGTGATCGGGGCAAGAGTTAAGCGCCTGTTCAAGGTTGGTAATCGTCGTGTCGAACTGTCGCCAGAGCATCGCTTGGTTAATAATCATTCAACAAAGCTCCCGATTGCTAAAACGCCAGCAGCGACTCGCTAAAAGTGAGCCGCTGAGGCGTGAAACATGAATTATCAAGCGTGATACGACTTGCAGTGAATGCTAGTATGCTTCGGGCAAGGCTTCGCCAGTTTCGAGCAAGGTTTTCAAGTTGCTCAGAATCCACGTCCAGCCACCGCTGTTTAGCCCTTGGTAGGTAGCGGTTTCGCCTTGGAAATCTTCGTGCACAACTGTCACTTTGGTGATGCCACCAGGCATTGCTTCTAGTTCCCACGTTACTTTGGTTGGCGCATCTTCGTTCATCGGTGGCCAGAGCGAGTGGTAGGTATGCACTAAGCGATTGGGGGCATCGACCTCAACCACTTGGCCTTCAACAATCGCTGCTCCATTGCTGCGCTGGTAGTTGAAGGCTGAACCAACCGCTAAATTGGTGTCAACTGTGCAGCCATAATAGTAACGCGTGGTGAACTCTGGCTTGATGATTGCCTCCCAGACCTGTTGCTGTGAGGCTCGGATAATGGTTTGATAGACCAGCTTTGGCTTTGCTGCTGTGGTCATGCTACTTCCTCCTTCAAGCGCCATTTTGAGATCAACTAAGGCCATCGCTCGTGCTGCGGCATATTTGCTGATCCAACGGTCGGAAATGAGCTGAATTGGGACGGGATTAAGATAGTGCAAGCGTTCGCGGCCAACTTTACGGGTGACAATCAGGCTAGCTTCTTCAAGCACTCGTAAATGTTTCATCACCCCAAAACGGGTCATCGGTAGTGCCGCTTCTAACTCCTTGAGCGTGCGGCCATCGCGCTCAAACAGTAGATCAAGCAACTGCCGCCGCGATGGGTCGGCCAAAGCACGAAAGATAAGTTCTTGTTCCATAGCTCTATTATATGTGACTAAATAGTCACATGTCAAGGGTTTTTGAAACATTTGTTTGCAAAAGCTAAATTTGCTACGTGCGATGAGGGAATGATTTGCCGATCGCGCTACAATTGAAGCAATAGCAGGATTGCTTGCTTGATGGAGAATTCAATGGCTAAATTGCACCCTGAGCTAACCCCTGAATTGCAGACATTTATCGCCCAACAACCACTATTTTTTGTGGCGAGTGCTCCCTTGGCAGCCGCTGGCCATGTCAATCTTTCGCCCAAAGGCTTGGATTGCCTGCGTATTCACTCGCCACAACAGGTCGCCTACTTGGATTTAACCGGCAGCGGCAATGAAACCTCAGCCCATATTTTGGAAAATGGCCGGATTACCTTGATGTTTTGTGCTTTTGTGGGAGCACCACGGATCTTGCGTTTGTATGGCCGTGGGCGGGTAATTGTGCCAACGATGGCTGAATGGGAACCCGAGCTAGCGCAGTTTCCGCACTATCCAGGCATTCGCCAAATTGTGTTGGTTGCAGTCGAGCGGGTGCAAACATCGTGTGGTTTTGGTGTGCCCTTGATGGAGTTGGTTGGGCAGCGCGATACTGCCTTACGTTGGGCTGAGGCCAAGGGCGAACAAGGCCTAGCAACGTATCGCGCCGAGAAAAATCTTGCGAGTATTGATGGCTTGCCAACGCACTTGACCGAATATCCAGAACAGGATTTAACTTAGCCAACATAATATAATTTATAATAACGATCTCTAATCCGATCGAATTCGATGAAAAATTCACGATTAATCAATTCCGAGGCTAGCGACGTATTTTCAAATAATAAGTACATCATCGCTTCGGTTTGTTTAGGCATTAAGTAACTATATTTATTTAATATGGCATAAATACTATCTCTGATAGCAATTTGTTGATAATGCAACTATTTTTCTGTAAATTCCCACGGGTTCCTTGGCGAATCGTCGGCTAGGCGTTGTCGTCCATGGTCAGGTAGGTTCGTCCGGTTTCCCACTCCTCGCTGACTTCCATCACGAGCGCACTCACCAACCGAAGACATGCAGCCTCGTTGGGAAATACCCCCACCACCCGCGTTCGGCGGCGCAGTTCCTTGTTCAGCCGTTCCACCCCATTCGTGGTTCGGAGCAATCGCCGATGGGCGGCAGGAAAGCCAAAGACCGTCAAGCCTTCCGGAATCGCCGTTTCCAGCCAGGTGCTCAATTTCGGCGCGGATTGGGCATATTTTTGCACGGTTTTCGCCAGCAGGGTGGTGGCTTCATGCTGATTCAACGCGGTGAAGATCGCGCGAATATCCGCAGCGACCTCCGCACGCATGGCTTGCCGTGGCAGATACGCGCCCGCATTCTGTTGGAGGTGGAATTGGCATCGCTGCCATGGCACACCGCCCAACACCGCTCGCCGTGCCTGCTGAAGTCCCGCATGCGCATCACTCACCACGAGCTGGACACCCGTCATCCCGCGTTCCACCAAGCCCTGCAAGAAGCTGCGCCAGTGGGCTTCCTGCTCACTCAACGCAACCGATACGCCCAAGACCAGGCGTTTGCCATAGGTATCCACGCCCGTGGCGATCAAGACCGCCGCGTCGCGCACCCGGCCATCCTGCCGGACTTTTTCGTAGCGGGCATCCAAATACACATACCGGGTTTCGGGAAGTGGGCGGGTGCGCCACTGCTCCAGCACCCCATCAAGCTGTGCCGCCGCCCGACTGACCTGCATGGAGGTCAATTCGACCCCACAGAGCTGTTCAGTAATGGCCGCAACTTTGCGGGTGGAAACCCCTTGGACGTACATCTCAGCCAAGGCCAAGGTCAGCGCTCGTTCACTGCGAAGGCCGCGCTCCAAGGCGCTGGGATAGAAGCCGCCACCGCGCACTTGGGGAATGGCCAAGTCAAGCTGGCCAACACGGGTGGTCAGGGTTTTGGGTTTGTAGCCATTGGCATAGCCACGGCGCTCGTCCGTCCGTTCATAGCGGCTTGCCCCAAGAAATTGTTGGCGTTCCGCTTCCATCGCGGTGTTGAGCAGCACGCGCAGCAACTCTGGCAGGGCATCCAACCCCTGGCTGGTTAAATGTTCCAACACGGTATCGGATAGGGTACAATGCGATTGGGTGGTCATGGTGGTGCTCCTTGTGTTTGTGGTTATTCCAAGGATACCCCATGGCCATCTGCGGTTAAGCAGGCGCATTGAATTTACAGAACAGATGATACACTATCAATTTGTTGCTCAATATCAGTTGCCGTAATATAGCGTTGAATCTGATGTGCTAGAGGGCTATAAACATACTCTAGTTGATTCTGTAAAAATATTCTTCGCAATTGGTTGATCTCATTTTTACGGGCAACTACAACATCACGCATAATAAAAACTATGAACGTACTAGATAATCCGATTAGTGCAGCTATAATTACGTTATTCATAGCTATTCCTCCAGCTATGCGTTCTAGGTATACTCTAGAACGCATAGCACGATTTACGTTGGGTTTAATCTACGAAGTATAGATTTTCTCATAGCATGCCAAGGGATCAAGATTTACTTCATTGTAAATTAATCCTTGACAAGGAAATAACGTGCTTAACTCTGATGAATTTGGGAGATCATCTTGAAATTCAGCTTCGAAATAATCTTCTAGAGGCACACTTTGAAGCTGAAAATCCGATTCCACCCATCCATAACACTGAACTATAAATCGCTTATCGGCAGGGGTTAGTTGTTCAAGCTCCTCGGGCGAAAATAATAAAACGAAAAGATCCCCTACACATTCCCGAGCGATTCTTTTATTCGATTCCATACGGTAATCTCCTGCTAAAAGGCTAGATTAACTCAATACACACCATCGTGTACTTCTCTGCTATACCGTTGTAGAGAGAAGAAACTGGCAACATGCCGTGGCCACCAGTTCCTTAATCTATACCCGATTATGAGCCATTGCGAAGTTTGGCATAAGCGCGACTTAATTGCTGCCGCACAGTCGATTCTTGAATGCCACATTCAGCAGCAATATCGGCAATCGTGAGACATTGATAATAAAAAGCAATCACGACAAAGCGTTCTTGAGGCGTTAGTTTGGCTTTGGCAAATTGCTCTTCCATTGCCAAACTAGGTTGTTGATTATGAAATGGTTGTTGTTCAGTTACCGTTTCAGGAACATCAAGATCAGGATTGAAGCGGGTAGTATATCCATGGCTCATAAGGAAATTCTTTGCTTCATAGTGCACATGCATGCTCACAAATGTGTGAATTTTTGCAATATCGGGATTGAAGCGACTTCCTCGGTCTAAGGCACGGATAAAGCCATTGTTAATGATATCATCCAAATCTTCTTCTACGATCCATGGATAAAGTTTATGTAGATGCATTTTTAAGGGTGTATGAAAGTGGATTCTGAAACATTCAAGCACCCGTGGGTTTTGCTGTTGGAGCAGGATAACGACATAGCTACACGCATTGGACAAACTCATATAATGCTCCTTGTTGGACACTAACAAACTACGAACTATTCATTGATAACGCCTCCAAATTGCTACAAAACCTAAAATTGGCGGAATGTAAGTACCATGTCAGGCTGGAAGTACCGCCAGATGCTTTACTGCTATACGAACCTCCTTATGCTTGTCAATGCTGCCAATGTAACTGTGAGGATCTTCTGCTTCTTATAGATATATCAGTCCCGATATTGCATGCAAAAAAGCTATTCACATTGCATCTAATTAAAATTAAGAGGATCAAACCTCTGCTTCTGCATTTTGTGTCCATTATTTTGTAATGGACACAAAATGTTTCAATTGCGGCTCCGTTTAATCCCACTAATAAGATTGAATTTTATTACCTGTTCTGTTAGGTTTAGCCTATGCTCATAAATCACATAGCCCCGGGGGGTTAATGACCGAGACAGCCCATCTTCAAGAACAATTGAATATCTATCAGCAACAGTTGAATCGGCTCGATCAGCAGATTGCCAATTTTGGCGGCATGCGTTCGGCTCCACTGCATTTGATCAGTCAACATGAAGCACTGGCCCAACAAATTCGCGAGTTACAGGCTAAATTACCAGCATCTAATCCAAATCCAAGCCAGCAATTGCAACATGTCCAAAGTGTATTAGCAACCTATCAGCAGCAATTACAACGATTGGAGTTGCAAATTGCTCATTTTGGCGGTCGCCAACGTGCCCCGTTAGACGTGATCAGCCAGCATGAAGCCACAACTCGTCAGATCAACGAGCTTGAAGCCACAATTGCCCAACTTGCGACTCCGCAGTAAAAGCCAAGCCCGCAAATCAAACCATGATTTGCGGGCTGTTGGTTTATTTGGGGCTAATCGTCCAATCGCCATCGGCCTGCACATCCCACAAGCATGGGCCTTCGGAGAATTTGACAATCGCTGAGCCAGCAACCGTGCCAATCTCGTTTTGGGCGTAATCCATGCCGCCTTGGCAAGTCACTTGCACGATAAAATTACTATCGCCATTGTGGGTGAAATTGAAGGGAATTGGCCCTTCTTGGTTAGGCATAAACAGGCCACTGACCTGATCGCCAGTGCCACTTAGTCCATCGGCGGCGCTAGCTTCCAAGCCAATTGGCACAATTTCGGCTGTCCACTCGCCATCGGCATCAATTTCTAAAAATGTACTGCTATCGCCATACAACACTCGCGAACCAGCGTAACGCCCAATTTCGTTGACCAAATAGCTTTCATCGCCCTCAGCGTTATAAGCTTTGACAATGAAGTTACGTCGCCCAGTATGGGTCAATTTAATGATGCTGACTGCACTAGGTGGCATAAATGCATCAGTCACGGTTTGGCCCACACCGCTCAGCACAACTGGCTCAGGAATTGGCGTGGCGGTCGCGGTTGGCCGTGGCGTGCGAGTTGGCTTGGGCTTAGCGGTCGGGCGTGGTGTGTTAGTTGGCCGTGGCGTGCGCGTCGGTTTGGCCGTTGGCTCATCGGTTGGCTCAGTCTGGGCTACTTGAGCCACACTCGCCGCCGATTCGATTTGTTGCCCAGTTGTTTGACCACAAGCCAGCAATAGCAAACTGATCAGCATAAAACCAAGAAAACGTTGCATCGATGAACTCCTTCAATACTTCAACTGATTGTTGGAGTTACTTTAGCAACACTCTAGGGCACAAATGTGGATTTAATCGTTACGATAGATATGCTCGTAATGCCATTTGAGTGCAATCGGATCAGGATATAAGTGCACTTGATTTGGCAATTGGATTGATTGGCGGGCGAATGCGAGCAGCGCTTGGTTAGCAGGTGGTTGATCATCGACAAGCGGTGAAATTTGCACTTTGTAGATTGGCGTGATCGTCAATAAGCCTTGATCGAATACCCAATGATGC is a genomic window containing:
- a CDS encoding sigma-70 family RNA polymerase sigma factor: MHLHKLYPWIVEEDLDDIINNGFIRALDRGSRFNPDIAKIHTFVSMHVHYEAKNFLMSHGYTTRFNPDLDVPETVTEQQPFHNQQPSLAMEEQFAKAKLTPQERFVVIAFYYQCLTIADIAAECGIQESTVRQQLSRAYAKLRNGS
- a CDS encoding DinB family protein, with the protein product MIINQAMLWRQFDTTITNLEQALNSCPDHLWEHQLWPDEPDQWVAAGFSRFWYLAYHTLFWLDLYLTGAEEGFMPPVPFDLVEMQANESLPRTYTRAELLEYLAHCRQACQITINNLSAEQALRNCSFAWGEVPFGELLLYNLRHVQEHAAHLHMFLGMQA
- a CDS encoding IS256 family transposase encodes the protein MTTQSHCTLSDTVLEHLTSQGLDALPELLRVLLNTAMEAERQQFLGASRYERTDERRGYANGYKPKTLTTRVGQLDLAIPQVRGGGFYPSALERGLRSERALTLALAEMYVQGVSTRKVAAITEQLCGVELTSMQVSRAAAQLDGVLEQWRTRPLPETRYVYLDARYEKVRQDGRVRDAAVLIATGVDTYGKRLVLGVSVALSEQEAHWRSFLQGLVERGMTGVQLVVSDAHAGLQQARRAVLGGVPWQRCQFHLQQNAGAYLPRQAMRAEVAADIRAIFTALNQHEATTLLAKTVQKYAQSAPKLSTWLETAIPEGLTVFGFPAAHRRLLRTTNGVERLNKELRRRTRVVGVFPNEAACLRLVSALVMEVSEEWETGRTYLTMDDNA
- a CDS encoding pyridoxamine 5'-phosphate oxidase family protein, which translates into the protein MAKLHPELTPELQTFIAQQPLFFVASAPLAAAGHVNLSPKGLDCLRIHSPQQVAYLDLTGSGNETSAHILENGRITLMFCAFVGAPRILRLYGRGRVIVPTMAEWEPELAQFPHYPGIRQIVLVAVERVQTSCGFGVPLMELVGQRDTALRWAEAKGEQGLATYRAEKNLASIDGLPTHLTEYPEQDLT
- a CDS encoding SRPBCC domain-containing protein, whose amino-acid sequence is MEQELIFRALADPSRRQLLDLLFERDGRTLKELEAALPMTRFGVMKHLRVLEEASLIVTRKVGRERLHYLNPVPIQLISDRWISKYAAARAMALVDLKMALEGGSSMTTAAKPKLVYQTIIRASQQQVWEAIIKPEFTTRYYYGCTVDTNLAVGSAFNYQRSNGAAIVEGQVVEVDAPNRLVHTYHSLWPPMNEDAPTKVTWELEAMPGGITKVTVVHEDFQGETATYQGLNSGGWTWILSNLKTLLETGEALPEAY